CGGCCGCGACGTGGAGATCACCGACGTGCAGACGACGATGATCAACGGGAACTTCCCGTGGACGCTCGTCCGAATCTACACCGACGCGGGCGTCGTCGGCACCGGTGAGGCGTACTGGGGCGCGGGCGTCCCTGAACTCATCGAGCGGATGCGACCGTTCCTCGTCGGCGAGAACCCGCTCGACATCGACCGGCTCTTCGAGCACCTTGTCCAGAAGATGTCCGGCGAAGGCTCCATCGCCGGCGTCACCGTCACGGCCATCTCGGGCATCGAAATCGCGTTGCACGACCTCGCGGGCAAGATTCTCGACGTGCCCGCCTACCAGCTGCTCGGCGGGAAGTACCGCGACGAGGTCCGTGTCTACTGCGACTGCCACACCGAAGACGAGGCCGACCCCGAGGCGTGCGCCGACGAGGCCGAGCGCGTCGTCGAGGAACTCGGCTACGACGCGCTGAAGTTCGATCTCGACGTCCCCTCGGGCCACGAGAAGGACCGCGCGAACCGCCACCTCCGACCGGGCGAGATCCGCCACAAGGCCGAAATCGTCGAGAAGGTGACCAAGCGCGTCAAGGACCGCGCCGACGTCGCGTTCGACTGCCACTGGACGTTTTCCGGAGGTAGCGCCAAGCGCCTCGCGAAGGCTATCGAGGAGTACGACGTCTGGTGGCTCGAAGACCCCGTACCACCGGAGAACCACGACGTCCAGCGCGAGGTGACGCAGTTCACCTCGACGCCCATCACCGCCGGCGAGAACGTCTACCGCAAGCACGGTCACCGCCAACTGCTCGAGTCGATGGGCGTCGACATCATCGCACCGGATATGCCGAAGGTCGGCGGCATGCGAGAGACGCGCAAGATCGCAGACCTGGCTGACACGTACTACGTACCCGTGGCGATGCACAATGTCGCCTCACCCGTCGCGACGATGGCCTCCGCGCACGTGGGCGCGTCCATCCCGAACTCGTTGGCCGTCGAATACCACTCCTACGAACTCGGCTGGTGGGAGGATTTGGTGCAGGAAGACGTCATCGAGAACGGCTACATCGAGATCCCCGAGAAGCCCGGTCTCGGCCTGACGCTCGACATGGACGTCGTCGAAGAGCGCATGGTCGACGGCGAAGAGCTGTTTGACGAGGCGTAGCCTCGTCATACCGCCGGCGCGAAAGGCGTTCACACGACGAGAAAATTTGCTTCTGGTACGTCTGAGCCGTCCGTTTTCGCGCAGTAGCTGGCTTATATACGGTTCAAACGTCGATACGACATCCAAGACGCCTGTGAGTCACCCGATTCGTGGGTTCGGTCACCGTTCCACCGCGTACCCGCCGACGACGTCGCAGTCGTAGATATCCGGTTCGACGCCGGTCCGCTCGGGATACTCCCGTCGAATCGCCGCCTCGAACTCGGCGACGGCCTCCGGCGCGACGAGCGAGACGACAGAGCCGCCGAACCCCGCGCCGGTGAGTCGCGCGCCGTAGACGCCCTCGGTTTCGCGGGCGACATCGACGACCAGATCCAGTTCCGCACAGCTAACCTCGTAGTCGCCGCGCAGGCTCTCGTGAGAGTCGAACATCAACTCGCCGACGGCGGTAAAATCGCCCTCCCGGAGCGCCGCGGCGGCGCGTCGAACGCGCTCGTTTTCGGAGACGACGTGTCGACAGCGGCGACGGATCGTCTCGGGAAGTGCGTCGGCGTGGGCGTTGAGCGCCGCCGGAGAGACGTCCCGGAGCGACCCGATTTCGGCGTCGAGTCGGTCGTCCAGCAGGTCGACGCCCCGAGCGCACTCCCGAACCCGGTCGTTGTACGCCGAGTCGACGAGTTCGTGTTCGACGTTCGTGTCCACCGCGACGATGCGAGCGCGGTCGCCGTCGAAGGGGACGAGTTCGGTCGAGCGGTCCCGGCAGTCCAGAAACAGCGCGGCGTCGGCCTCACAGAGTGCGACGGCGTACTGGTCCATGATGCCGCAGTCGAGACCGACGAACTCGGTCTCGGCGCGCCACGCGAGATCGGCGAGGCTCCGGCGGTCAACGTCCAACTCGAACGCGGTCACGAGCGCGCCGCCGACGGCGAGTTCTAGCGCCGCTGAGGAAGAGAGTCCGGCCCCGCGAGGGACATCGCCGACGATGGCGAGCTCCGCGCCGCGGACCGCCTCTCCTCCGTCGACCGCCCGGAGTTCTGCGACGACGCCCTTCACGTAATCGACCCACTCGGCGGCGTCGGGCGGGTCAAGTTTCGAGAGTTCGAACGTCGCCGCCTCGGCGAAATCCGCCGAATAGACGCGAATTGTCTCGTCGTCGCGAGCGCGCGCGGCGACGGCGGTGCGGCGGTCGATAGCCGCTGGAAGGACGAAGCCGTCGTTGTAGTCGGTGTGGCCGCCGACGAGGTTGACGCGGCCGGGCGCTGTCGCGCCGACTATACGTCCGCCTTCGCCGAACTGAGCGACGAGTTCGTCGGCCGCTCGGTCGAGTTGCTCCGACATCTGTTGTGCTTCTAACGACGCCCGTCCGTATTAGTGTACGTCCGGAAACCCTGTATCTGCTGTATCGACGCCGTCGCACATCGGTCGCGAGCGACGGGGAATATTTACTCTCATAGGTCCATGATACCGTATGTCTCGGAGTGAGTACGCTGTCGACTACGAACTGAGCGACGACGACGTGAACGTCCACCACGTTTGGGACAACGAAATCGATCCGGTACTGACCGTCGAACCCGGCGACGTGATTCGGTTCGAGTGCCGCGACGCGCTCGACGGACAGGTGACGAAAGACTCGACGGCCGAGGATCTCGCCAACGCGAATTTCGACCCAATCCACCCGCTGACCGGGCCTGTTGCCGTCGAAGGCGCCGAACCCGGCGACGTGCTCGCCGTCGAACTGCTGGAGTTCGAGCACAAGGGCTGGGGCTTCACCGGCTACTTGCCCGGCGAGATGGGTCTCGGACTTCTCCCCGACGAGTTCGAGGAGCCGGGTCTGTACATCTGGGACCTTGGCGAGGAGACGGCCGAGTTCGTCAACGGCATCGAGATTCCACTCGATATGTTCCCCGGAATCATCGGCGTCGCGCCGGGCGCACCGGGCGAACACGACACGCTCCCGCCGAGAGACACCGGCGGTAACATGGACGTCAAACACATAACCACTGGGTCGACGGTGTACCTCCCCGTCGAGACCGAGGGCGGCCTCTTCTCGACGGCGGACTGCCACGCTGCGCAGGGCGACGGCGAGGTGTGCGTCACGGGCATCGAGGCACCGATGTTCGTGACCGCGCGCTTCGACGTGCGAAAGGACACGAACATCGAACAGCCGCAGTTCGAGACCGACGGCCCGTTCACCCCGACGGGGCAGGACGAGCGGATGTACGGGACGACGGGCATCGACAGCGACCTGATGGAGGCGACGAGGAAGGCGGTCCGGCACATGATAGACCACCTGCACGACGAGCGCGGCCTGACGCGCGGGGAGGCGTACATCCTCTGCTCGGCGGCCGTCGATCTGAAGATAAGCGAAGTCGTCGACGCGCCTAACTGGACTGTCACGGCGTACCTGCCGGAGAGCATCTTCCCGTAGTCTCGCACTCGCCCGTCGCTCCCACAGCGGTCTTTACAGCCCCAACCGCTCGGCTATCTTCCGACCCATCATCTGCGGGTCCTCCTCGACGATTTCGAGTTCGTCGCCGGCGCGGATCGTCCCCGGTTCGACGACGTCGGCGCAGATGCCGCCGCGTCGGTTCTTCAGCGCCTGCGCGACGCCTTCCTCGTCCGCCACTTGCTCGACGTGCGCGCAGGGCGGCCGGGGACGCGTCCCGCGGAGGAGAGCGTCGCCGACGCGGAACGTCGAGTGCAGCAGGTCGTGGACCTCGACATCGCGGGTGACGACGTTTCGGCGGTGGCGGCCGTCTGTCAGGTCGATGCCGAACTCCTCGCGAATCTCGTCGATAGCCTCGGCTTCGATGAGCGTCACCTCGCAGACGTCGTACGGCGAGTAGTAGCCGCGCCCCGTCTGGTAGCGGTCGCCGCTGAGTCCTCCCTCGACGGCGTCGACGCTGTCGAGTTCTTCCATCGG
This genomic stretch from Haloprofundus salilacus harbors:
- a CDS encoding acetamidase/formamidase family protein, yielding MSRSEYAVDYELSDDDVNVHHVWDNEIDPVLTVEPGDVIRFECRDALDGQVTKDSTAEDLANANFDPIHPLTGPVAVEGAEPGDVLAVELLEFEHKGWGFTGYLPGEMGLGLLPDEFEEPGLYIWDLGEETAEFVNGIEIPLDMFPGIIGVAPGAPGEHDTLPPRDTGGNMDVKHITTGSTVYLPVETEGGLFSTADCHAAQGDGEVCVTGIEAPMFVTARFDVRKDTNIEQPQFETDGPFTPTGQDERMYGTTGIDSDLMEATRKAVRHMIDHLHDERGLTRGEAYILCSAAVDLKISEVVDAPNWTVTAYLPESIFP
- a CDS encoding MOSC domain-containing protein gives rise to the protein MAHVETIFVTAEDSAPMEELDSVDAVEGGLSGDRYQTGRGYYSPYDVCEVTLIEAEAIDEIREEFGIDLTDGRHRRNVVTRDVEVHDLLHSTFRVGDALLRGTRPRPPCAHVEQVADEEGVAQALKNRRGGICADVVEPGTIRAGDELEIVEEDPQMMGRKIAERLGL
- the galK gene encoding galactokinase → MSEQLDRAADELVAQFGEGGRIVGATAPGRVNLVGGHTDYNDGFVLPAAIDRRTAVAARARDDETIRVYSADFAEAATFELSKLDPPDAAEWVDYVKGVVAELRAVDGGEAVRGAELAIVGDVPRGAGLSSSAALELAVGGALVTAFELDVDRRSLADLAWRAETEFVGLDCGIMDQYAVALCEADAALFLDCRDRSTELVPFDGDRARIVAVDTNVEHELVDSAYNDRVRECARGVDLLDDRLDAEIGSLRDVSPAALNAHADALPETIRRRCRHVVSENERVRRAAAALREGDFTAVGELMFDSHESLRGDYEVSCAELDLVVDVARETEGVYGARLTGAGFGGSVVSLVAPEAVAEFEAAIRREYPERTGVEPDIYDCDVVGGYAVER
- a CDS encoding mandelate racemase/muconate lactonizing enzyme family protein; the encoded protein is MVKNYAELHDPNAEYTMRNLSSETMGLSNERGGGRDVEITDVQTTMINGNFPWTLVRIYTDAGVVGTGEAYWGAGVPELIERMRPFLVGENPLDIDRLFEHLVQKMSGEGSIAGVTVTAISGIEIALHDLAGKILDVPAYQLLGGKYRDEVRVYCDCHTEDEADPEACADEAERVVEELGYDALKFDLDVPSGHEKDRANRHLRPGEIRHKAEIVEKVTKRVKDRADVAFDCHWTFSGGSAKRLAKAIEEYDVWWLEDPVPPENHDVQREVTQFTSTPITAGENVYRKHGHRQLLESMGVDIIAPDMPKVGGMRETRKIADLADTYYVPVAMHNVASPVATMASAHVGASIPNSLAVEYHSYELGWWEDLVQEDVIENGYIEIPEKPGLGLTLDMDVVEERMVDGEELFDEA